A stretch of DNA from Kangiella sediminilitoris:
TTACTAATCTTTACAGTATCTTAGCTTGCTTTTCCACAGTTTCAGTGGGAATATGCTTATTATAAGCTATCTCAAAGAAAGATAGCTAAACAAATGACTTGGGACTTTTGTTGGGAGTACGGAAACGGGCACATATAATACCATGAACGTAACGTCGAAAAACTTTACACAGTTTGTGCAACAGCGGGGTAGGTTAATTGCACGAATTGTTGCTCTAGTACTAGGGGTGATCTGCCTCTATGTCTTAGCGAAATTAGTCTGGTTATGGGTGGATTATTTCCAGCCAATGCCAGCGGTCACCCCTGTTAATACAGCTCCTATTCCTGATAAGCAGCCTACCGTCAATATTGAGCGGATTGCGGCCATGCATTTATTTGGCGAAGCTAACGCACCCGTCGAGCAACAGGTTGAAGCGGAAGAAACCAAGCTGAACCTTAAACTATTGGGTACTTATGTATCTGATGATGACAATGTCAGTAGCGCTATAATTCAGTCCAATGGTAGCCAAGAGGATGTGTACTTTATAGGTGATAAGCTAAAGGTACGAGGTAATGTGACCCTGCACCAAGTAGAGACCTTGAAAGTTATTATTAAGAATGGTGGTAAGTTTGAGACTCTAACGCTACTAGAGCAACTAAATAAACAAGTATTATCGACAGCAAAAAAGCCTGAGCTGTCAGAAAGTCAGGAACGGACGATTGATAAACGACGTGACGTCAGGTTAAGCCGTGAATTGTCCGAGATGAAACAGAAACTGTATGAAAATCCTCAGTCCTTCATGGATGTGGCGCGTGTAGAGCGAGTCATAGGGGCTGATGGTCAGGTAAGCGGTTATAAAGTGGCTCCTGGGAAAGACCCTAGAATGTTTACCCGTCTCGGGTTACGCCGAAACGATGTGATTACATCAGTCAATGGACAACCGCTAAACGATAAAGATTTAATGGGAATGTTAACCGAGTTAAATAGCGCTCAATCTGTAGAGGTTACTATTGAGCGTAATGGGCAGCCTGTAACATTATTACTGGGCTTTTCAGATTTAAGTAATCAACGCCCACAGCCGAACTTAAATGAGAGAGATGGCAATGCTAGACAAATTAGGTAGTCAGGATCATAACAAGCAACAAAGAACCCAGTGGAGACACGGAGTGACTATGGGATTATGTGCCTTGTCGTTACTTCTGTCTTCTGCCATGGTCAAAGCAGAGCGTTTGAATGTACGTGATGCTGATATTCGGGAGGTCGTCGAAACGGTAGCTCGAATCACGGGCAAGACCATGATTGTAGACCCGCGAGTCAAAGGGTTAAAAGTTACTATCATTTCAAATAATGATTTCAGTAAGGAAGAAATTTATAACCAGTTCGTATCAACGCTGCAGATTCATGGATTTCAGGCAATCGAAAATAACGGTGTGATTAAGATCGTTCAGGATCAAAAGGCACGTTATGAGGCCTCTCCGGTTAATGTCAAAAATCCACAAAGTTATGGTGACAGAGCTATTACACAGGTTATCCCTGTGCAAAATGTTGACGCGCAGCAGATTATGAATGTACTGCGTCCGTTAGTTTCGCCACAGTCGGGGCATCTATTTGCGGTACAGGGTACTAACACTTTAATTCTGCATGATTCTGCTTCGAACGTAGAGCGTATTACCCAGATTATTGAGCGCACGGATAAGGCGAACGATGAAGAGATAGAAGTAATACCGTTACAACACGCTTCGGCCAGTGAAATTGTCCGTATTCTGGAAAGTCTGGATCGCGCGGGACAGCAAGAGAGAGTTAATCAGGTTAAAGCGCCGCGCTATGTAGCGGATGAGCGGACAAACAGTATTTTATTAAGTGCTGGTCAGCGTCAGCGTGTCCGACTTCGTGCTTTAATTCATAGCCTTGACCGTCAGCTGGACAGTACCGGTAACACAAAAACAGTGTTCCTCAAATACGCTAAGGCTGAGCAGGTGGCCGACGTTTTACAAGGTGTTGGTGAAATAAAGAAAAAAGAAGAGGCGGCTAATGCTGGACGAGCAGGTGCCGGGGCTGCTTCAGGCACGGCTGCTAAGAAAGCGTTGTACTCGGTACAGTTCCATGAAGAAACGAATTCCTTAGTACTAACTGCTCCACCCGATATCATGCGTGAGTTTGAGTCGATTATCCGCAGTCTGGATATTCGCCGTAAACAAGTTCATGTCGAAGCAATCATTGTCGAGATTTCAGATACCAAGGCAAAAGAGCTGGGCATCCAGTGGCTGTTTTCTCCGAGTGGCTCGGGTACGCAACCAGCAGGTATTATCAACTTCGATAATACAGGAACCTCGATTGGCCAGGTAGCTGGAGGTGCTATTGCAGCACGTGGCCAGGAAGAGGAAGTCTTTACTCGTGATCCTGAAACCGGAGCCATTACAGGGACTGAAACTATCACAACTGGTGGTGATAATGGTGCAGCATTGGCTGAGGTTCTCGGCGGATTGCAGGGTGCCGGTTTAGGTATTGCACGCATGAGTCAGACGGGTGTCAGCTGGGCAGCCTTTATTAAGGCGCTTGAAGGTGTAACCGACTCTAATACCTTGGCTCGTCCGAGTATCACTACCTTGGATAATGTCGAGGCTATATTTAAAGCTGGTCAGGAAATACCGATTATTACTGGCTCAACCTTAGGCAGTGGTAATACGAACCCTTTCCAGAGTGTTGATCGTAAAGATGTGGGTGTGATGTTGAAAATTACACCGCAAATTAATGAAGGCAATTACGTTCGTCTGGATATTGAACAGGAAGTATCATCACTTGCTGGTACTACGGCGGTAGACGTTGTCACTAACAAACGTGAAGTGAAAACATCCGTTCTGGTACCAGATGGCGGCATGGTGGTTTTGGGTGGATTGATTGATGATGATATACAGGAAAGCTCGCAGAAAGTGCCTCTATTAGGTGACATACCCATTATTGGTCATGCCTTTAAGTCGCAGCGAACTCAAAAGATTAAGCGTAACCTGATGGTGTTTATCCATCCGCGAGTGTTGAAAGATGATAAAGATTTACGCGAAATTAGTAATGCTAAATATAGTTATATGAGAGCTCAACAGATTGAGCAGGCGAACCGTGGTATTAGTTTAATGCCAAGCGCTGAGTCGCCAATCATGCCAACATACGATGAGGCTTTGGTGTTACCCCCAAGTTTCGAAGAGTATCTCGATAATGAGAAGCTACTGGAAAATGGTGAAGAAAATACCGAGTCTACCTCAGAGGAAGGTGAAGACTAATGTCTGAGCTAGTTGAAAATAATACAGCCTTAGAGTCTGAAGTTAAGCCAACGGTAGAGGCTGGACGCTTCCGTGCCATGCCGTTTAGCTTTGCCAAGAGACATGGTGTATTTTTAACAGAGAGTGATGATGGAATAAAATGCTTCATGCGAGATGATGCTTCACCTCAGGCGCTCCTGGAAGTTCGCCGTCATTACCCGCTGTCCTTCAACTTAGAGCGTTTAGACGCAGAATCATTTGAAAAAGAACTGAGTGCTTACTATCAATCAGGAACCACAGACGCACGTCAGACCATGGAAGACCTTGGTGATGAAATGGATCTGTTTCGTTTGGCCGAAGAGTTACCCGAAACGGAAGATCTTTTAGAAGCTGAAGATGATGCTCCAATTATTAAGTTAATCAACGCATTATTGACGGAGGCAATTAAAGAAAATGCTTCCGATATTCATATTGAAACCTTTGAGAAAAGCCTGTCTGTACGTTTCCGTATTGATGGGGTGTTGCGTGAGGTATTGCAACCTAGCCGAAAATTGGCGCCATTGCTGGTTTCACGTATTAAAGTTATGGGCAAGCTGGATATTGCTGAAAAGCGAATTCCACAGGATGGACGAATTGCACTGAGAATTGCAAATCGTGCGGTAGATGTGCGTGTATCAACGATGCCCTCCAGTTTTGGTGAGCGAGTGGTATTACGTCTTTTGGATAAGGAAGCGGGGCGGCTGGAGTTCGAACATCTGGGAATGCAGCATGACATCAGAGAGTTGATGAAAGATATACTGCACAAGCCTCATGGAATTATCCTGGTTACCGGCCCCACCGGTTCCGGTAAAACAACCACCCTGTATGCTGGTTTATCACTGCTTAACAACACATCCAGAAATATTTTAACGGTGGAAGACCCTATTGAGTACTTAATCGATGGTATTGGCCAGACTCAGGTCAATCCAAAGGTTGATATGACTTTTGCTCGTGGTTTGCGAGCAATCTTGCGCCAGGATCCGGACGTGGTGATGATAGGTGAGATTCGTGATCTGGAAACGGCTCAAATTGCCGTTCAGGCAAGTTTAACCGGTCACCTGGTGCTGTCTACCTTACACACCAATACTGCGATTGGTGCGGTAACCCGTATGCAGGACATGGGGGTTGAGCCGTTTTTATTATCTTCAAGTATATTGGGTGTGCTAGCTCAGCGTCTGGTTCGTAAACTTTGTAATGAGTGTAAACAACCTGCCATTGCTAATGAAAAAGAGTGTGAGTTGATGGGTTTTGATCCACAGGAACCTCCAACAATTTTTCACCCGGTTGGATGTGAACATTGTAACCAGCAAGGATTTCGTGGGCGTCAAGGTATATATGAACTGGTTCTGATCGACGATCAGATGAGAACCATGATCCATAATAATAGTAGTGAACAGGAAATGGAGCGTCATGCTCGCCAGTCTACGCCAAGTATTCGCGCTGATGGCCGTCAGCGTGTGGTTGACGGTATAACCACAGTCGAAGAAGTCCTACGCGTTACTCGGGAGGACTAATGGCTGCTTTTGAATTCGTTGCGCTTGATCCCAAGGGCAAACAAAAAAAAGGTGTGCTTGAAGGCGATACAGCTCGGCAGATCCGCCAACAACTCCGTGAGAAAAGTTTAACCCCGCTGGAAGTTAATCATGTTGGAGATAGCGTCAGCCGCAAAGAAAAAGGTGGTGGATTTTTCGGGCCAAAAATCAGTGTATCTGATTTAGCGCTGATTACCCGTCAGCTTGCAACATTAGTCAAAGCTGCTTTACCAATTGAAGAGGCGCTTAAAGCGGTTGCTGATCAAACGGATAAGTCAAAAGTAAAAACCATCATTCTCGGTGTCCGTTCCAAAGTAATGGAAGGTCATACTCTGGCTGATGGTTTGTCAGATTTTCCCAGTGTATTCAATGAGCTTTACCGTTCTATGGTTGCAGCGGGCGAGCGAGCAGGTCATCTGGATAAAGTATTAAATCGACTGGCGGACTATACTGAGCGTCGTCAGAAGATCAGTAGCAAAGTTTCAGCTGCCATGGTTTACCCCATTGTTTTGATCTTGGTTGCTATTGGTGTTGTCGCAGGCCTGATGGTTTTTGCAGTTCCTAAAGTAGTAGAACAGTTCCAGAATATGGGGGAAGAATTACCTACCATAACTAAAGTTTTGATTGGTATTAGTGACTTTACAATTTCCTACGGACTGTATGTATTGGTACTGCTGATATTAGGCTTTATTGGTGCCAAGATGTGGTTACGAAAAGAAGAGAATAAGCTTAAATGGCACCGGGTAATACTTCGAATGCCGGTTATAGGTCGGTTATCCAGTAATTTGAATACCGCTCAGTTCTCCAGCACACTGAATATCCTTCACTCCAGTGGCGTACCTTTACTTGAGGCGATGAACATTGGTGGTAAGGTTCTGTCTAATTTAAAGATGCGAAAAGCTATTCAGGAGGCGGCTGTTAAAGTTCGCGAGGGTGGCAGTCTTAAGATGGCTTTACAGCAAACCGGACAATTCCCACCAATGATGATTCATATGATTGGTAGTGGTGAGGCATCCGGTGAGTTGGAGCATATGCTGGAACAGGTGTCTGACAACCAGGAAGGATTGTTCGAAAATAGTATTGATGTGGCTCTGAATATCATGGGGCCACTGATTATTTTAGGGTTAGGGGCGATGGTAATGTTTATTGTTGCAGCAATGATGCTGCCGATATTCCAGTTAACTAACTCCATTACAGGTTAATTTTAAAGAGATAGGTATATGAAAGGTATTAATAAATCGAAAATGAATAAGCGCGCAAAAGGTTTCACCTTAACCGAGATTTTAATCGCGTTAGCCATTGTAGCGATCATGGGAACCGTTGTAACTTTAAGCTTGATTGGTAACGTCAATAAGGCAAACCTTGAGAAACTCAAAGGTGACATTAATACGCTAAAAACAGCCTTAACCAGTTACAAAGTGGATAATGGTACTTACCCTACTACGGAGCAGGGGTTAGAAGCTTTAATCAGACGCCCTACCAGCGAACCGGTACCTCAAAACTACCCAAGTAGCGGTTATTTAGGCTCTTCAGCTGTGCCAAAAGATCCTTGGAAGCGTGATTATATTTATATATATCCGGGCCGTCATGGGGACTTCGACCTATATACTTTAGGCAACGATGGTCGTGAAGGCGGCGAAGGTGAAAATATGGATATTGGTACTTGGAATTTACATGAAGCCAATTTCAATACAGAGAACCAATAAACTTAATTTCTTTAGATCCGCACATCAGGCAGGATTCACCCTGCTTGAGGTGCTGATTGCGATGACTATCGCGGCTCTAATGATCTCTGTCGCAACTATTGCCTTCGGTGATAACGATCTTGCCAAGTTAAAAAATAAATCTCGTCAGTTCTACGGCCTATTACAAATAGCTCAGGAAGAATCCATTATTCGTGGTGTTGAGATGGGGGTGAGGGTTGAGTCTGATGGCTACTCCTTCATGGTCTATAACGGAGGGAAGTGGCAGCCACTGCAAGATCATCGATTACTTCGCCCAATAAAGCTGGATGAGCCTGTCCACACTTACGTCAATGTAGAAGGACAGGAGTCCCTATTACAAAATGAACCTCAGGAAGAGGAAGTGACCAGTGATAAAAGAGGGCAGGAAGCGGAGCAAAAGAAGAAAGAGCCTGAAACGCCACAAATCTATATGTTATCCAGCGGTGAGAGCAATCAGTTTGTGGTGACAATTGGGTTAGACCGAGATGAACCTGTTTTCTATAGAATAACTGGCGATTATGTCGGTAATATAGAACTGTCTTCTGCCCTTGAGGGGCATTACAGCCATGACTGGGATAAAGATTTAGAAGATGATGAGTAGGTTGAACCGTAAGCAGAGTGGTTTAAGTTTACTGGAGCTTTTAATTGCTCTAGCTGTATTCTCGATCTTTATTATACCCATGCTCTCCGGTTTATTTTCTTCCAGCATCATTGCCCTTGGAAACTCAAAAGATAAGACTCTAGCAAATTTTGTCGCCCAGAATCATTTTGCTGAACTGCAGTTAGATGATGACTGGCCCTCTGTTGGTAAAAGACGGGGTGAAACCGAATACGCAGGCCGCATCTGGGAATGGGAGCAGAATGTTGTCGGTACAGAAGTGGAGGATATGCGTAGGGTTACATTATCGATCTTATATGGCGAGAGCGGAATTTATACGATGACTGGCTTTGTAGGAAAAAAATCCGACGATAGGGATGCGCCAAGGCGATGAATATGAAGCTGAACAGAGCAAAAGGTTTTACCCTAACCGAGGTACTGATAGCTCTATTTATTTTTAGCATCGTAGTTGCTGGTGCACTACAGGTTTTCAACTTTGTACAGATAACGTCTCAATCAGCAGATAAACAAATTGAGCGTTTGAGAGAGGTACAGTTAGCATTCAGGCAGCTAGAAGAAGATATTCGGTACCTGGTTCCACGTGACCGCCGAAACGTTTTTGGTGATAAAGCACCGTTGTTAAAAGCTGACTCTGAAAGTGCTAACAGCTACATTGAGTTTACGAGAGCCGGTTGGCGTAATCCTGCAAAACTAAAGCGTAGTAGTTTGCAGCATGTAAAGTATGAGTTTTTAGATGATCGAGTGGTGCGCCATCATTGGCTCTACGTAGATAGTGCTCGGGAGGGGCAGGAGCTAACACGTGATATGTTAACCCGAGTTGAAGATTTTAAGTTGGAATTCTTAAGCGATGATATCTGGAAAAAATCTTGGTTGGTTGATGGACAGCAGCTTTTGTCCTTACCAGAAGCCATTAAAGTTACCATCAAATTAGAAGACTATGGAGAATTATATCGGCTTTTCCCCATGCCACGTTATACCGCGATGGAGCAACAAGAAGAAAATGCAGAGCGGGAGGATCCAACCTCTGGGGGAACTGACAATAATGGCAGGAGCAATAATACAAGAGGGGGCGGTTACCGATAGGTTTTATGGTTAGCTTCCAACGAAATCAAGGCGTTGCCCTAATCACTGTATTGGTGATTTTTTCTGTTCTTAGCATCATGGCAATTCAAATTTTAAATAGCCAGCAGATGCAGGTACAACGGACAGCAAATATTATTAATGGATCTCGTGCTTATCAGTATATGTATGGAGCAGAAGTATTTGCGACCAGCCAGTTAAAAAAATTCTTTGAAGAAAGTAAAGCTGAGCGAGTGCATCGATTGCAACCATGGTCAGAAAGCGGGCTGGCTTTTGAAATCGAGCAGGGCTTGGGTCAATTACAAGGTTCGATAAAAGATATGCACAGTTGCTTCAATATAAATAGCATCATTATGGAGCAGCAGGCAGCAGGAGATGGAGGCGAAGAAGGTCGTGAAATTGGTAGCGGTGGCAATGGACTCCAGCCTGTTAGCGAGGGGCGAGTGAATGATGGCTCTGAAGGTAGTGGAATGCCGGGAGTGGATATATTTGCAAAATTGATTGAGTCACGTCTCGAGGATAGCTCAGTATCACCACAGGCCCTGGCAGTTGCGACAAAAGATTGGATTGATGAGGATCAGGAACCGACGGGTATCGATGGGGCTGAAGATTATACTTATACAGGTATGAAGATACCTTACCGTACGGCAGATTCTTTTATGGCGCACAGTAGTGAATTATTGGTTATTAAAGGTTTTACACCGGAAATCTATGATCAAATAAAAGACTTAGTCTGTGTCTTGCCGACAAAAGAGGGTACTATCAACGTTAATACAGTTGAACCTGAGAATGCTGAACTAGTGTGGATGTTACTTCAGGATGTTGATCTTGGGCAGGTCAGACAAGCATTAGAAAATTTACCCGATGAAGGTTATGACGAGGCTGGTTTTTTTGAAGCGCTAGGAAGTGGTAAAGTATCTAAACAGGGAAAGGGACGTTTAGTTTTTGACAGTAAGTATATGTTGTTAACAGCCGAAGCAAGCGTTAACACAGGTAAAGCGGTCGTGAGCTCATTGATGCTAAAGCAAGATTCTGAGTTCAATGTAATAGCACGACACATTGGAGAATAAATAATGAAGCAGCGGTTATTTATAAAAGTCAGTAGTGACGAAAAGTCATTGCAGTGGGGGCGCTTATCAGACGATGAGCACGGTAGCGATGGTTTCGTTGATCAGGGACAGTTGCTAATGGAGGATGCCGAAACTTTAGGGGAAGTCGTTTCTGAAGAGCAGATTATACTGATGTTACCGGCGCACCGAGTTAAGTGTTTCAATGTTGAACCGCCGACAAAAAATCGTAAACAGTTAGAAAAAGCAATTCCCTACCAGCTGGAAGAGCAAGTCATTGATAATGTCGAAACACAGCTGTTTGCTCTAGGTAGCTTTGACGCAGAAGGAAGAATTTCGGTCAATGTGATTGATAAAGGGTATCTGCGCCAGCTCTTGGACTTATTGAAGGAAGCGGGAGTTGAGCCTGATGTAGTGGTATCTGAGGCTGCCTGTGTTCCTTACTTTGAAGATGCCTGGAGCGCCGTGGTCGGTGAGCAGGTATTATTGCGGCAAGAACCAAACTTGTTTTGGTCTGCTGATAAGGACTTAGTGAAGGAGTTGTTGAAGCTTGAAATTCAAAGTGACGATTTGGGAATGTCTCAAGCGATACGTATATTTGCAGAGGATGGCCAGCAACTAAACCTTGAAGGTATTCCAGGACTGGCAACGCAGCAGGAATCAATCGAAAGTTTATTTTTATGCTTGGCTAAGAATTACAGAGAAGGCGGGATAAACCTGTTACAGCAGGAGTTTGCGTCACAAAAGAAAACACAAAGAAATTATGGGCAATTCAAGTTGCCGGCGATTGCGGCTTTAGCTTTAGTTATACTGGGTATAGTTTATTTAGTAAGCCATATTATTTCCCTGAATAATAAGCTGAGCACTCTTGAAGAGAGAACGTTAGCTGAAACACAAAAGCTCTATCCGAGCTTACCTTTGACCACAGCTCGCATTCAAATCAACAACAGCTATCGTAATATTGGTGGGGATGATGGTAGCAGCAGTAGTTTTGCGGGTTTGATCGATAAGTCTGTTCGAGCTATGGATGCCAAAAATATACAGTTTTCACAGCTGGAGTATATCGATAGCCGTGGTCAGTTAAGTATGGATGTAAGCGCACAAAGCTATGAGATCCTGACGCAATCGCAACGAAATCTTGAAGCCGCAGGTCTAAAGGTAGATATGCGAAATGCATCTGAAAATGGCGGTGTCTGGACGGCAAGAATTTCAGTGGGGTTAAACCAATGAATGCTATACAAACTTGGTATAGCGGCTTAAATGGTCGCGAACGTAATATGGTCACAGTATTAGGAATCATGATGATCATATTGATTCTATTTATCGCCATAGTTATGCCGATTCGTTCTTATATGGCTGAGCTAAGTGATAGTGTTGAGAGAGCTCAGAGTGAGCTGCCTGAGATTGCCTCAAAGGTGCAGGCTCTAAAAAGTCGAAGTGGTGGCAAACAGGTCAATGCCTCGCGCTCACTTAATCAGTTAATAACCACGAGTAGTAAACGCTATGGATTAAAGTTCTCCAGAATTGAGGAGCGCAAACGCAATGAGGAGATCCAGGTACGGCTAGATGATGTAGAGTTCGATCAGTTGTTACGTTGGGCAACTCAACTAGAGCAGCAACAGGGATTAGTGATTGATACATTAAGAGTATCAGATACTGATGTGGTAGGAATGGTAGACGCATCAATCAAATTTATAAAACCAACTTAATCCCTGAGAATAAAAGTTTTATGAAAAAAATTATTATGGGGGCTGTTTTGGCCCTTATTCTTTTTGTGGCGATGTTAGTCATATTAGCGCCAGCAAATACCATCAGCTCGCTGTTAGCAGAAAAGGTTCCGGGTCTGACCTTAAAGCAGGTAAATGGAACTTTATGGTCAACTAAGGTCGGCCGGATCAACTATAAACAATACGAATTGAGAGATCTGCAGTTAGAGACAAGCTTGCTGGGGCTTCTTCTAGGTAAATTACAGTCTTCAGTGAAAGTGAACGATCCTAAACTTAAGTTGAACTCAGAGATGGACCTTAGAGAGGGGCGTTATAGACTAAAGCAC
This window harbors:
- the gspJ gene encoding type II secretion system minor pseudopilin GspJ, producing MKLNRAKGFTLTEVLIALFIFSIVVAGALQVFNFVQITSQSADKQIERLREVQLAFRQLEEDIRYLVPRDRRNVFGDKAPLLKADSESANSYIEFTRAGWRNPAKLKRSSLQHVKYEFLDDRVVRHHWLYVDSAREGQELTRDMLTRVEDFKLEFLSDDIWKKSWLVDGQQLLSLPEAIKVTIKLEDYGELYRLFPMPRYTAMEQQEENAEREDPTSGGTDNNGRSNNTRGGGYR
- the gspI gene encoding type II secretion system minor pseudopilin GspI codes for the protein MMSRLNRKQSGLSLLELLIALAVFSIFIIPMLSGLFSSSIIALGNSKDKTLANFVAQNHFAELQLDDDWPSVGKRRGETEYAGRIWEWEQNVVGTEVEDMRRVTLSILYGESGIYTMTGFVGKKSDDRDAPRR
- the gspL gene encoding type II secretion system protein GspL — encoded protein: MKQRLFIKVSSDEKSLQWGRLSDDEHGSDGFVDQGQLLMEDAETLGEVVSEEQIILMLPAHRVKCFNVEPPTKNRKQLEKAIPYQLEEQVIDNVETQLFALGSFDAEGRISVNVIDKGYLRQLLDLLKEAGVEPDVVVSEAACVPYFEDAWSAVVGEQVLLRQEPNLFWSADKDLVKELLKLEIQSDDLGMSQAIRIFAEDGQQLNLEGIPGLATQQESIESLFLCLAKNYREGGINLLQQEFASQKKTQRNYGQFKLPAIAALALVILGIVYLVSHIISLNNKLSTLEERTLAETQKLYPSLPLTTARIQINNSYRNIGGDDGSSSSFAGLIDKSVRAMDAKNIQFSQLEYIDSRGQLSMDVSAQSYEILTQSQRNLEAAGLKVDMRNASENGGVWTARISVGLNQ
- the gspK gene encoding type II secretion system minor pseudopilin GspK; the protein is MVSFQRNQGVALITVLVIFSVLSIMAIQILNSQQMQVQRTANIINGSRAYQYMYGAEVFATSQLKKFFEESKAERVHRLQPWSESGLAFEIEQGLGQLQGSIKDMHSCFNINSIIMEQQAAGDGGEEGREIGSGGNGLQPVSEGRVNDGSEGSGMPGVDIFAKLIESRLEDSSVSPQALAVATKDWIDEDQEPTGIDGAEDYTYTGMKIPYRTADSFMAHSSELLVIKGFTPEIYDQIKDLVCVLPTKEGTINVNTVEPENAELVWMLLQDVDLGQVRQALENLPDEGYDEAGFFEALGSGKVSKQGKGRLVFDSKYMLLTAEASVNTGKAVVSSLMLKQDSEFNVIARHIGE
- the gspF gene encoding type II secretion system inner membrane protein GspF codes for the protein MAAFEFVALDPKGKQKKGVLEGDTARQIRQQLREKSLTPLEVNHVGDSVSRKEKGGGFFGPKISVSDLALITRQLATLVKAALPIEEALKAVADQTDKSKVKTIILGVRSKVMEGHTLADGLSDFPSVFNELYRSMVAAGERAGHLDKVLNRLADYTERRQKISSKVSAAMVYPIVLILVAIGVVAGLMVFAVPKVVEQFQNMGEELPTITKVLIGISDFTISYGLYVLVLLILGFIGAKMWLRKEENKLKWHRVILRMPVIGRLSSNLNTAQFSSTLNILHSSGVPLLEAMNIGGKVLSNLKMRKAIQEAAVKVREGGSLKMALQQTGQFPPMMIHMIGSGEASGELEHMLEQVSDNQEGLFENSIDVALNIMGPLIILGLGAMVMFIVAAMMLPIFQLTNSITG
- the gspM gene encoding type II secretion system protein GspM — protein: MNAIQTWYSGLNGRERNMVTVLGIMMIILILFIAIVMPIRSYMAELSDSVERAQSELPEIASKVQALKSRSGGKQVNASRSLNQLITTSSKRYGLKFSRIEERKRNEEIQVRLDDVEFDQLLRWATQLEQQQGLVIDTLRVSDTDVVGMVDASIKFIKPT
- the gspC gene encoding type II secretion system protein GspC — protein: MNVTSKNFTQFVQQRGRLIARIVALVLGVICLYVLAKLVWLWVDYFQPMPAVTPVNTAPIPDKQPTVNIERIAAMHLFGEANAPVEQQVEAEETKLNLKLLGTYVSDDDNVSSAIIQSNGSQEDVYFIGDKLKVRGNVTLHQVETLKVIIKNGGKFETLTLLEQLNKQVLSTAKKPELSESQERTIDKRRDVRLSRELSEMKQKLYENPQSFMDVARVERVIGADGQVSGYKVAPGKDPRMFTRLGLRRNDVITSVNGQPLNDKDLMGMLTELNSAQSVEVTIERNGQPVTLLLGFSDLSNQRPQPNLNERDGNARQIR
- the gspH gene encoding type II secretion system minor pseudopilin GspH, producing MKPISIQRTNKLNFFRSAHQAGFTLLEVLIAMTIAALMISVATIAFGDNDLAKLKNKSRQFYGLLQIAQEESIIRGVEMGVRVESDGYSFMVYNGGKWQPLQDHRLLRPIKLDEPVHTYVNVEGQESLLQNEPQEEEVTSDKRGQEAEQKKKEPETPQIYMLSSGESNQFVVTIGLDRDEPVFYRITGDYVGNIELSSALEGHYSHDWDKDLEDDE
- the gspD gene encoding type II secretion system secretin GspD, translated to MLDKLGSQDHNKQQRTQWRHGVTMGLCALSLLLSSAMVKAERLNVRDADIREVVETVARITGKTMIVDPRVKGLKVTIISNNDFSKEEIYNQFVSTLQIHGFQAIENNGVIKIVQDQKARYEASPVNVKNPQSYGDRAITQVIPVQNVDAQQIMNVLRPLVSPQSGHLFAVQGTNTLILHDSASNVERITQIIERTDKANDEEIEVIPLQHASASEIVRILESLDRAGQQERVNQVKAPRYVADERTNSILLSAGQRQRVRLRALIHSLDRQLDSTGNTKTVFLKYAKAEQVADVLQGVGEIKKKEEAANAGRAGAGAASGTAAKKALYSVQFHEETNSLVLTAPPDIMREFESIIRSLDIRRKQVHVEAIIVEISDTKAKELGIQWLFSPSGSGTQPAGIINFDNTGTSIGQVAGGAIAARGQEEEVFTRDPETGAITGTETITTGGDNGAALAEVLGGLQGAGLGIARMSQTGVSWAAFIKALEGVTDSNTLARPSITTLDNVEAIFKAGQEIPIITGSTLGSGNTNPFQSVDRKDVGVMLKITPQINEGNYVRLDIEQEVSSLAGTTAVDVVTNKREVKTSVLVPDGGMVVLGGLIDDDIQESSQKVPLLGDIPIIGHAFKSQRTQKIKRNLMVFIHPRVLKDDKDLREISNAKYSYMRAQQIEQANRGISLMPSAESPIMPTYDEALVLPPSFEEYLDNEKLLENGEENTESTSEEGED
- the gspE gene encoding type II secretion system ATPase GspE, which codes for MSELVENNTALESEVKPTVEAGRFRAMPFSFAKRHGVFLTESDDGIKCFMRDDASPQALLEVRRHYPLSFNLERLDAESFEKELSAYYQSGTTDARQTMEDLGDEMDLFRLAEELPETEDLLEAEDDAPIIKLINALLTEAIKENASDIHIETFEKSLSVRFRIDGVLREVLQPSRKLAPLLVSRIKVMGKLDIAEKRIPQDGRIALRIANRAVDVRVSTMPSSFGERVVLRLLDKEAGRLEFEHLGMQHDIRELMKDILHKPHGIILVTGPTGSGKTTTLYAGLSLLNNTSRNILTVEDPIEYLIDGIGQTQVNPKVDMTFARGLRAILRQDPDVVMIGEIRDLETAQIAVQASLTGHLVLSTLHTNTAIGAVTRMQDMGVEPFLLSSSILGVLAQRLVRKLCNECKQPAIANEKECELMGFDPQEPPTIFHPVGCEHCNQQGFRGRQGIYELVLIDDQMRTMIHNNSSEQEMERHARQSTPSIRADGRQRVVDGITTVEEVLRVTRED
- the gspG gene encoding type II secretion system major pseudopilin GspG; protein product: MKGINKSKMNKRAKGFTLTEILIALAIVAIMGTVVTLSLIGNVNKANLEKLKGDINTLKTALTSYKVDNGTYPTTEQGLEALIRRPTSEPVPQNYPSSGYLGSSAVPKDPWKRDYIYIYPGRHGDFDLYTLGNDGREGGEGENMDIGTWNLHEANFNTENQ